AAACCGGACCCGGCGCCGGGAAGGCAAGCGGCCGGACGGCTACCTCGACTCGGCCATGCGCGCCCACACCGCGGCGGCGGCCTCGCGCGCCTGCTCCGCCACCACCGTGGGGCTCACCGACAGCGCACGGCGGGCCCACATGCGCCACACGCCGTCCACCATGACGGCCTCCACGTGGCGGCTGCCCAGGCCGAACACCACGTGCCAGGCCAGGTTCCCCGCCGACAGCGGCGTGGCCGGCAGGTAGTCCAGGATGAGCAGGTCCGCCAGCGCGCCCGGGCGCATGGGCCCCACCGGCACCTCGAACAGCTGCGACACCAGCCGGTGGCCGTTGGCCAGATAACGGAGCACGTCGATGGGCTGCCCCGCCTCGCGCGAGCGCAGATACGCCGCCTGCGCCTCCGCGAACAGGTCCGCCGACACGGCGTCCACGCCCAGCGTGGCCCGGTGGCCGAACTTCAGCGCTGGCGCGTAGCCCACCTCCAGCCCCTGGTTGGAGCGCGGCGTGTGGACAATCCACGCGCCGGTGGCAATCACCTGCGCCAGGTCCGCCCACTCCAGGTGGCCCACGTGCGCCAGCTGACTCTTGGGTGACAGCAGGCCCGCCTCCAGCAGCCGCGCCACCGGCGAGGCGCCATAGCGCTCGGTGGACAGCCGCTCGTCCAGCGGGTCCTCGGCGAGCGGCATGTGCAGCGCGCCATTGCCCAGCGACTTCACCGCCTCCGCCACGCCCTGCAGCCCGTCCGGCGCCAGCATGAAGCAGGGCGCCGCGCCCAC
This genomic window from Pyxidicoccus xibeiensis contains:
- a CDS encoding amidohydrolase family protein — encoded protein: MGTVLKGGYVVELEPALVERVDLRIEGERIVDRGPDLAPAPDDEVVALSGKLVFPGLVSAHHRLHAVLGRGMPNPPLENYQDILEKVLWPYENALDLDAVQVAGCAGGLEALQCGTTTVVDLHSSPRAVAGSLVRLARGLHEVGVRGVLSYAVSDRLGAIAREEGLEETVSFAKKAKGRFRGQVGAAPCFMLAPDGLQGVAEAVKSLGNGALHMPLAEDPLDERLSTERYGASPVARLLEAGLLSPKSQLAHVGHLEWADLAQVIATGAWIVHTPRSNQGLEVGYAPALKFGHRATLGVDAVSADLFAEAQAAYLRSREAGQPIDVLRYLANGHRLVSQLFEVPVGPMRPGALADLLILDYLPATPLSAGNLAWHVVFGLGSRHVEAVMVDGVWRMWARRALSVSPTVVAEQAREAAAAVWARMAESR